The region TGACCCTTTTCAGGAATAGGTCCCAAGTGAACTTGAGCTGGACCGAAATCATGCGTCTGAACAGAGTTGGCTTTTTTCTGAACCAACCACTCAATCACATTCACGTTTGGATTTTGAATTTGAAAACGCAAGCCTGAGCCCGCTTTACCACTTTCATCTGCGACAACTTTGCGCGACGGTAAAACGTATTTTTTATAATCGACAACTTTGATTTCCCCTGTGTAAAGAGGAATGACAGTGGGCTTGCTTTCAGTGGGTGGGTATTTGAAAAAATCCACCTCTTGTTCAAATGTCTTCGAATAGCGATCTCCGTCAAAGGAGCTGTAGATCACCATGTCCGTTTCACTTGTTTGCACCAGGTTGTTTTTCTGACCGATTTCGATGCGCATAGAACCATCGATGCCGTATTTCATCGTCAGCAAACCACCAAACAACAAAATGATGATCCCGATATGAGCCAACACGAAAGAGGCGTGCCGTCTTTTCCAAGGCAGACGGTCCACCATCACAGCGATGAGGTTGATCACAAGCAAACCCATGATCGAATACATATACCAAGTGTCGTAAACTAATTTTTTCGCCGCGTAGGCATCGTACTTAGCTTCAACAAAAGTTCCGATGGCCGTGATGACTGCAATTGAAAGAATAATAAAAACCGCCAGTTTCAAACTCGCCAGCGGTTTATTGATGCGCTTAAAAAAAGACTTCAAATTTTTATCTGCCATAGAGCGTTTATCATTAGATGAAACCCTGCCCTATGACTATGCTTTTTAGACTTCGACGCCCTACATTAGGTGCTTCAAATTGTTGCGGATATAGCTAAGAGCGAAGGCGATTTTCTCCTGAACCTTTTTCGCTTCCTCAGGTTTCAGCTTCTTGGTTTTCTCGTCCATGTAAAGTTCGCGGTTCATTTCAACCTGCAAAGTATGCATCTCGCGGGATGGATCGCCGTATTGTTCCGTGACGCGACCGCCAAAATACGGCCAGTTGTATCCAACTTTGAATCCTGCAGTCACATAGGCCGCTATCACCAAGTCTTTGAAACGCGGATCACAGCTTTTGCCTTTGCTATCGCTGACCACGATATCAGCACGGCGCTCGCCTGGATCGCGGTGCTCAGATGTTCCCACCGATGGCATCGAGTGCGCATCAATGTGGAAGGTTTTCGTGTAACCTGCTTGATGAAGTTTTCCGTAAAGATCACGGATATTATTATGGAAAGGCTCGTAAATGAGCTTCACCAACTCATCGTGAGCTTGTTGGGTCATTGGTTCTTTCATCAATGGATGTTTGTAGGTCGTGATCACCCAGTGAAATCCACGGTTGTGCATTCCTGCTGGATTTTTGTTGCCGATCACAGAAGTTGAATCCACGTCTTCTGGAACGCGATTCATATCGGCGGCATAGCGATGCCACTCGGTTTTAACAAATGGGATTTGAAGTTTGTGAAGTGTGGGTTCGTACAAGAAGTCAACGTACCGATCGACATCGCACATCACAATCTCTTCTGGCAGAGCATTCAACCAGGGCGTTTGCGGCGGGATTTTTTCACCGGAATGAGGAATAGTGACCATTAAAGGAGCTGTGATTTCCATCGGAACCTCTCTTGACCCACTCATACTAAAACGCGACACTTATATTGAAAAGGGCAAAAGTTATGACGACACCTCCCAAAGCAAAGATCTACACTCGCACCGGTGACAAAGGAACGACTCGTTTGGTTGATGGCTCCTGCGTCGAAAAATTCAATCCCCGCGTTGAGGCCTATGGGACGGTGGACGAGCTGAACTCCTATTTGGGAGTTTGCCGATCTTCTTTCCATACCTATCCAGAGCTACTTTCATTAGACGGAATTTTTGAGAAAATACAAAATGAACTGTTCAATATCGGTAGCTTGCTTGCGACCGAAAAAGACGAAGTTTTCCAAATGTTGCCCCCAATCACCGAAGAACAAATCCGTCGTGTTGAAAAGAAAATCGATGAATTAACGGCTGGTTTGCCAGAACTTCGCAATTTCATTTTGCCTGCGGGTCACATTGTGGCTTCACACATCCATGTCGCACGCACCTGCTGTCGCCGCAGTGAACGTCGTGCTGCCGAAATCGCAGTCAAAGACGATCGTTATTCCATGTGTTTGCAATACCTGAATCGCTTGAGTGACTTTTTGTTCGTGGCGGCCCGTTGGGTTAACTTGAAGATGGGACAAAATGAAGTCCTTTGGAAACAGACTTAATGAGACTTGAGATCGCCTCCCCCGACGACTCCGCTGCTTTGGTTGAATTTTACAAGAGTTTTCCATTAGATGGTCCTGTGCAAATCAAGATCGATCGCGATGGCAATTTCTTTAAGCCCTATGAAATTCATGGCGAAAAATCTTTAACCTACATGCTGAAGGACGAAGATAAACTGGAGGGAATGGCAAGCTTCGTGGTGCGCGATGTTTTGTTAGATAATAAAGTTCGCACCGTGGCCTTTGGCCGTGACCTGCGTATTTCATCGAATCGTAAAGCAATCATAGAATGGGGCCAGCATTTTTTGCCCGTGATGAATG is a window of Bdellovibrio sp. SKB1291214 DNA encoding:
- a CDS encoding N-formylglutamate amidohydrolase, whose translation is MEITAPLMVTIPHSGEKIPPQTPWLNALPEEIVMCDVDRYVDFLYEPTLHKLQIPFVKTEWHRYAADMNRVPEDVDSTSVIGNKNPAGMHNRGFHWVITTYKHPLMKEPMTQQAHDELVKLIYEPFHNNIRDLYGKLHQAGYTKTFHIDAHSMPSVGTSEHRDPGERRADIVVSDSKGKSCDPRFKDLVIAAYVTAGFKVGYNWPYFGGRVTEQYGDPSREMHTLQVEMNRELYMDEKTKKLKPEEAKKVQEKIAFALSYIRNNLKHLM
- a CDS encoding cytochrome c biogenesis protein ResB; the encoded protein is MADKNLKSFFKRINKPLASLKLAVFIILSIAVITAIGTFVEAKYDAYAAKKLVYDTWYMYSIMGLLVINLIAVMVDRLPWKRRHASFVLAHIGIIILLFGGLLTMKYGIDGSMRIEIGQKNNLVQTSETDMVIYSSFDGDRYSKTFEQEVDFFKYPPTESKPTVIPLYTGEIKVVDYKKYVLPSRKVVADESGKAGSGLRFQIQNPNVNVIEWLVQKKANSVQTHDFGPAQVHLGPIPEKGQGRNEIYLQPDKEKGGLKYAVFYKESEKPGKTGFVKEGDMFNPGFKMAMDFRILRFIPAALEDWDLQDMSAPTPLTTSAVKIIFNGKAHWVLLNDMVKLFTENAVYLLTYGNRRIDVNFNVALKSFAVDRYQGTMRAAAYKSVVEIPELGEREISMNEPLKYKGLTIYQASFQEENGHPVASIFSVNADPGRAWKYLGSLILSVGVVLLMWFKHLDFKLAKKKDDGN
- a CDS encoding cob(I)yrinic acid a,c-diamide adenosyltransferase, with protein sequence MTTPPKAKIYTRTGDKGTTRLVDGSCVEKFNPRVEAYGTVDELNSYLGVCRSSFHTYPELLSLDGIFEKIQNELFNIGSLLATEKDEVFQMLPPITEEQIRRVEKKIDELTAGLPELRNFILPAGHIVASHIHVARTCCRRSERRAAEIAVKDDRYSMCLQYLNRLSDFLFVAARWVNLKMGQNEVLWKQT